The genomic segment CCACCCTGAGCCGGGCCGGCCGGTCCCGGCAGCGGGGTGCCCTGGCCCGGGGCGGCCATGCCGCCGGCCTGCGGCGACCCGGCCAGGCCCTCGGCGCCCGGCAGGGGTGCGCCCCCGCCCTCGGCGGCCGGGGGCAGGACGGGCTGCTGCGCCGCGCTCGGGCCGTACCCGTTGGGGCCCGGGGCCGGTGCCCCCGCGACGCCCTGGTCGGGGCTTCGACCCGCCGGCTCGCCCTGGTTCCGGGCCGAGCCGGGCTGCGAGTCCGGCAGCGGCGGCAGGGCCAGCTGGTCGAAGACGCCGTCCTGCGCGTGGTCGTACGGCAGGTCGGTGGAGGCGGCGGGCGGCGCGCCACCCGGCTGGCCGGTCCGGGCGTCGGGCTGCCCGGCGGGCGGCGAGGCGGCCGCCGGGCCGGTGAACTGCGGCCACCCGGCGCCCGCGCCGGCGAACGGGTCGACGTCCGGCGGCTCCGGCCAGCCGGTGTCGCCGCCGGCCGGCTGCTGCGACCAGTCGGCGGTGCTCGGCCGGCCGTCGGCGGGCTGGAACGCGGGCCAGTCGGTGCCGGCGCCGTGGGCCGGGGCCGGCTCGGAGAACGGTGACCACGGGTTGGTGTCGGCGACCGGCCAGCCCGCGTCGCCCGGCTCGCTGGCGGACCAGCCCTCGGTGTCCGGCGCCGGCGGCGGCCAGGGCGCGTCCGGCGGCGCATCCGGCCCGGCCGCCGGGCCGGCGGCGTCGGTCAGCTGCGCGGTCGGGGTCGGATCGTCGGCGACACCGCCGGACGGTACCGGTGGCCACGGCCCGGGTGCGCCGTCGTTCGGCGCACCGGATGCCGCGACGTCGTCCCGGCGTGGCGGGACGGTGGTCCGGGCACCGTCATCCGCGGGCGACGAGGTCGACTGCCGACCGGTGCGGGAATCCTCCACCAGTTCCCCCTGTGACCTGTACGGTCCGCGACGGGTGGTCGCGGACGGTGAGCGCACTACTCGATATTGTCGGGCATTCGTCCGACCGATGCAGATGTAGCCGAGTCAGAGTGGTGCAGATCTAGCAGATCTATCGGTACACCGCCCACGCACCGCGTTCCATCCACCAGGTGCGCTTACGGGTCAGCGTGCCCGTCACCGCGTCGTCGACGAACGGTACGTCCTCGGTCGGGGTCACGGCGACCGCCCGGCCGCGGGCCCGGCGCACCTCGACCCGGGCGCGCCGGTTGCCCAGCCAGCGCCGGCCCACGTAGCGCAGGACCGCCACCGCGACGTCGACCGAGCCGTCGGCCGGGTCCGCGGCGGTGACCAGCGGCAGCCCGTCGACCTCCGCGTAGCCGGAGCCCGGCGCGTTGACCACCGTGCACAGCAGCACCGGGTCGGTGCCGTCGGACAGCACCGCGTCGTCCACGTTGACCACGGCACGCCAGGACACCGGCCGGCCGCTCTCGTCGGCGCCGCCGAGCAGCGCGCCGTGCAGCGTCACCGACCCGGCATCGGTACGCAGCAGATCGAACCGGGCGGTACGCCCGGCCAGCACCGCCGCGGCCACCTCGGCCGGGTCGCGGGGCAGGCCGAGCCGGGCGACCAGATCGTCGGTACCGCCGCGGTCGAGCGACAGCAGCCCGATCGGCGGCAGGTCCGGCAGGGTGCGGTCGGTGGGCAGGTCGGCGGGGCGCTTGCTGGGCCGCGGCGCGCAGCGGCGGACCAGCCGGCGCACCACCGCCCGCGCCTCGCCGTCGTCGTTGCCGACCACCACGAGCTTGCCGTCGGCCAGCACCGTCTCGGTCAGTACGGTGTCGATCTCGGCATCCGAGTTCGCCTCCACCAGCCGGACCTCGGCTCCCCCGGCCCGCAGCGCGTCCCGGCAGGCGAGCACCGCGGCGCGCGGCGTGGGGGCGCCGCCGTGGCCGGCGCAGCCGCCGGATCCGCAGCCCGCGCCGTCGGCGCCCGGGTCGCCGCCCGTCCGGTCGGCGTCGCAGCTCGCCGCGCCGGTACCGCAGCTGTCGCAGTCACCGCCGGCGTTGTCGCCCTGGCCGAGGCCGAGCAGTACCACCTGGTCGCCCACGTCGTTCCTCCCGTACGCCGGCCCGCGGGCCGGCTGTCGCTCGGTACCACGGTGGCAGGCCACGCGCGAGCGACCGGCGTCAGGGTCGGTTGCCGGCCCAGCGTTCGGTTGCGGGTCCGAAGCTTCGTTGCCGGCGCAGGGCTCGGTTGCCGCCCAGCGCTCGGTTGGCCGCCCAGCACCTGGTCCTGCCGGTGGGCGCCGGCAGCGCACTCGGCCGCGACCTCTATGGTTCCGGTGTAGCGGGAGGCGCCAGGAGGGCGGACGCATGCCAGCGATCGTTGTCGTCGGTGGACAGTGGGGCGACGAGGGCAAGGGTCGGGCAACCGACCAGCTCGGGGACCGAATCGACTATGTGGTGCGATACCAGGGCGGCAACAACGCCGGGCACACCATCGTCACTCCCGACGGCGAGAAGTTCGCGCTGCACCTGCTGCCGTCCGGGGTGATCACGCCCGGCGTGGTGACGATCATCGGCAACGGCGTGGTGGTCGACCCGAAGGCGCTGCTGGAGGAGATGGACGGCCTCGCCGCCCGGGGCGTCGACACCGACAACCTGCTCGTGTCGGCCGACGCGCACCTGATCATGCCGTACCACCGGATCATGGACAAACTGACCGAGCGGTACCTGGGCGTGCAGCGCATCGGCACCACCGGCCGCGGCATCGGCCCGTCGTACGGCGACAAGATCGCCCGGATCGGGATCCGGATGCAGGACCTGCTCGACCCGGGCATCCTGGCGCAGAAGCTGCAGGGCGCGCTGCGGGAGAAGAACCAGGTCCTGGTCAAGGTCTACAACCGCAAGGCGATCGACGCGGACGCGGTGTGCGCCGAGTACCTGGAGTACGCCGAGCGGCTCCGCCCGTACATCGCGGACACCCGGCTGGTGCTCGACCAGGCGCTGACCGCCGGCAAGACGGTGCTGATGGAGGGCGCCCAGGCGACGATGCTCGACCTGGACCACGGCACCTACCCGTTCGTCACCTCGTCGAACCCGACCTCCGGCGGCGCCGCGGTCGGCTCCGGCATCCCGCCGACCCGGATCGACCGCGTCGTCGGCGTCTCCAAGGCGTACGCGACGCGGGTCGGCGCCGGGCCGTTCCCCACCGAACTGTTCGACGAGAACGGCGAGCACCTGCGCAAGGTCGGCGGCGAGTACGGGGTGACCACCGGCCGGCCGCGCCGCACCGGCTGGTTCGACGCCGTCGTCGCCCGGTACGCGACCCGGGTCAACGGGCTGACCGACCTGGTGCTGACCAAGCTGGACATCCTGTCCGGGCTGCCGCGGGTGCCGCTGTGCGTGGCGTACGACGTGAACGGCACCCGGCACGACGAGATGCCGATGACGCAGACCGACTTCCACCACGCCAAGCCGATCTACGAGTACCTGGACGGTTGGTGGGAGGATCTCGCCGACATCCGGAAGTTCGAGGACCTGCCGGCGAACGCGCAGCGCTACGTCGAGCGAGTCGAGCAGCTCGCCGGGGCGCCCGTCTCGATCGTCGGGGTGGGCCCTCGGCGGGACCAGACCATCGTCCGCCACGACCTGCTGTAACGGGTCCGGCCGGGAACGCCGTGCCGACCCGCCCGCCGGGGTGGCCCGGTGGTGCGCCCGGCGCGCATCGGGCCGGCGGCGGGAACGTAGGCTGCCGGCATGCGGGTACTGCTGATCGGGACGGGTGGGCGCGAGCACGCGCTGGCGCTGTCACTGGCCGCCGACCCGGCGGTGGAACTGCTGGTCTGCGCCCCGGGCAACCCGGGGATGGCGGAGGTGGCGGAGCTGCGCGAGGTCGCGGCGACCGACCCGGCCGCGGTCGCCGCGCTGGCCACCGAGGTCCGCGCCGACCTGGTCGTGGTCGGCCCGGAGGCGCCCCTGGTGGCCGGCGTCGCCGACGCGGTCCGGGCGGCCGGCATCGCCTGCTTCGGCCCGTCCGCCGCGGCGGCCCGGCTGGAGGGCTCGAAGGCCTTCGCGAAGGACGTGATGGTCGCCGCGAAGGTACCCACC from the Actinocatenispora thailandica genome contains:
- a CDS encoding adenylosuccinate synthase, which translates into the protein MPAIVVVGGQWGDEGKGRATDQLGDRIDYVVRYQGGNNAGHTIVTPDGEKFALHLLPSGVITPGVVTIIGNGVVVDPKALLEEMDGLAARGVDTDNLLVSADAHLIMPYHRIMDKLTERYLGVQRIGTTGRGIGPSYGDKIARIGIRMQDLLDPGILAQKLQGALREKNQVLVKVYNRKAIDADAVCAEYLEYAERLRPYIADTRLVLDQALTAGKTVLMEGAQATMLDLDHGTYPFVTSSNPTSGGAAVGSGIPPTRIDRVVGVSKAYATRVGAGPFPTELFDENGEHLRKVGGEYGVTTGRPRRTGWFDAVVARYATRVNGLTDLVLTKLDILSGLPRVPLCVAYDVNGTRHDEMPMTQTDFHHAKPIYEYLDGWWEDLADIRKFEDLPANAQRYVERVEQLAGAPVSIVGVGPRRDQTIVRHDLL
- a CDS encoding diacylglycerol kinase family protein yields the protein MGDQVVLLGLGQGDNAGGDCDSCGTGAASCDADRTGGDPGADGAGCGSGGCAGHGGAPTPRAAVLACRDALRAGGAEVRLVEANSDAEIDTVLTETVLADGKLVVVGNDDGEARAVVRRLVRRCAPRPSKRPADLPTDRTLPDLPPIGLLSLDRGGTDDLVARLGLPRDPAEVAAAVLAGRTARFDLLRTDAGSVTLHGALLGGADESGRPVSWRAVVNVDDAVLSDGTDPVLLCTVVNAPGSGYAEVDGLPLVTAADPADGSVDVAVAVLRYVGRRWLGNRRARVEVRRARGRAVAVTPTEDVPFVDDAVTGTLTRKRTWWMERGAWAVYR